In the Streptomyces cinnamoneus genome, TGACCGTCCGGGGCGGCGAAGCCGACTGCGTACCGACGGACCGGGAGCCCGACCTGTCCCTGGACGTGAGCGACCTGGGCTCGGTCTACCTCGGTGGCACCACCCCCAGCACGCTCGTGCGCGCCGGACACGTCCGGGCCCACCGCCCGGGGGCGGCCGCCCTCGCCGACGCCCTCTTCCGCGCCGAGCGCCCCCCGCACTGCCTGCACTGGTTCTGACCGCCCACGGTCAGAACCTCACGCGCCCCCGCCCTGCCCCCACCCTGCCCCGCCCCCGCCTCCGCCCTGCCGTGCCGCCCCTCAGTCCTCCGGCCGCGTCCGGTACAGCACCGTCAGCGCCAGGCCGGCGCCCAGGGCGATCAGCGTGGCGCCGACCGCCATCGACGTCTCCATCGGCGGGCCGCCGTGGGACAGCCCGCGGGCGTCCCCGGCCACGGCCGCCGCCCCCGCGACGTCGGGCGGGCCGGCCGCCGCGTCGGCCGGCAGCGTGGCGGGGGCGCTCGGGACCGGGGACGGGGCCGGCTCGGCCGTGTCCGGGTCGGCGGTCGGGCCCGTGCCGCATTCGGGGAGGGTGCCCTCGAAGGGGTAGGCGTGGATGGCCTGGCCCGCCGCGCCCGCCCCCGACTCGTGGGTCAGCGAACCGGCCGTGAAGAACCGCCCGTTCACCACCGGCACCGTCAGATGCGTGAGGCCGGCGCGGCGTCCGGCGAGCACCGCGCCGTCGAGCTGGCCGCTGCCCGTGAGCCGGATCTCCTTCGCGTCGGGGATGTTCCACAGCAGGCGTTCGCGGCGGACCCCGACGAGGGCCGTGGCGGAGCTGTTGACGACCTTCTTCGCGCTGCCGCGCGCGTTGGTGAGGTTGACCAGGACGGTGGCGTCGCGCGGCACGGCCTCGAAGACGAGGTCCTGGGGGGCGTCGGACCGGCCGGTGAGGTCGAAGGGGACGTTGAAGACCTGGAGCGCGGACTTCCCGTCGCCGGTGAAGAGCGTGCGGTTCCCCTGGTTGACCGCGGTGCCCGTGGCCTTGCGCGGCACGCCCTTGTCGTACGCGTAGCAGGTGCTGGCCGAGGTCAGCTCCTCGCGCAGCTGCCGGTACTCGGCGACCGCGGCCTCGTCGTGCGCCGCCTTGGGGGCGACCGTCCCCGTCAGGGCGCCGGCGTACGCCACGGTGCCGGAGGCCGTGCCCTCCTCGGCCAGCAGCCGCTGGTGCGGGGCGATCCGCAGGTCACCGCCCACGCGCAGGTACGGCAGGCCGTTGTCGGGCGGCACCCGGGACCCGGTGCCCGCCGCGCCCACACGGTAGTACTCCGGGACGCCCCCGCCCTTGGCCATCTGGAAGGCACCCAGGGTCACCACGCGCCCCTCGGCCTCGCCCGCCGCCTGGCGCACCGTGAAGTCGCCGCCGACGAAGACGTTCACGCCGTTGTCCCGGCCGGCGAAGGGCCCGCTGTGCGGCTCGGGGTACGTCTCCGGGCACGTACCCGGCACGCAGGGCCCGGGGCCGGCCGGCACCGGTTCGGTGCGGTCGGCGGCGGTGAAGGCGCAGGCCAGAAGGACGCCCCCCACGCTGATCAGGGCGGCCGTGACCGTGGCCGCCGGGCGGGTGGGCCGCCAGCGTGCGCGCTCCTCCTCACTCATATCCGAAAATATGCCCAGCCGTCGGGAAGGAACGCGGCAGTACACGCATGCGTGCCCCCGTACGGACCACCCTCACGCCCCCGTCTCGCCCTTCAGTCGGCCGCTAGGCGTCCTTGACCTGCTGCCGCTGCCGTCCCAGTCCTTCGATCTCCAGTTCCATCACGTCCCCGGCCCGCAGATACGGCTTCGGCGCGGGGCGGGAGACCGCCACCCCCGCCGGTGTGCCCGTATTGATGACGTCCCCCGGATACAGCGTCATGAAGCGGCTCACATAGCGCACCAGGAAGGCCACGGGGAAGATCTGCTCCGCCGTGCTGGAATCCTGCATCAGCGCGCCGTTGACCCACAACCGCATGCGCAGGTCCTGGGGGTCGCGTATCTCGTCGGCGGTCACCAGCCAGGGCCCCAGCGGGTTGAAGGTCTCGCAGTTCTTGCCCTTGTCCCACTGGCCGCCCCGCTCGTTCTGGAACTCGCGTTCCGAGACGTCGTTCACCAGGGCGTAGCCGGCGACCGCCGCCATCGCCTCGTCGTCCGTCCGCAGAGAGCGCGCCGTACGCCCGATGACGACGGCCAGCTCGATCTCCCAGTCCGTCTTCTCGCTGCCGCGGGGCACCAGCACGGTGTCGTCCGGGCCGACGACCGTGTCCGGGGCCTTGAGGAACAGCACCGGTTCGGCCGGCGTGGCCATGCGGGCCGTGGCGACGAAGTCCCGGTAGTTCACCCCGATGCCGACGATCTTGCCGATACGGCCCAGCGGCGGGCCGATCCGCAGACCGTGCGGGTCGAGGGCGGGCAGGATGCGGGCCCCCGCTGCCGCCCGGATGCGGGACAGCGCGGCCTCGTCGCCGATCAGTGCCCCGTCCACGTCCCGTACCAGCGCGGACAGGTCGCGCAGCGTCCCGTCCTCCTCCAGCAGCGCCGGGCGCTCCGCCCCGGCGGGCCCGACACGCAGCAGTCTCATCGCCCCACCCCCGCCTCACAACGTCGTCGGCCCCGCGTTGATCGTCCAAGAACGGACGTCCACTCCACAAGCCCCCTTTCGGTCCCTGGACCCCTGTGTGACGCACGACTCCCCCTGTGTGACCCACGGCTCCCCGCCGGGGTGGGGGACGGCTCCCCGCCGGGGTGGGGACGGTGCTTCTCCCCTACGCCACCGCCGACTTGCCCTTGCTCCCGCTCTTCCCGCCCCCGGTCCGCGGCGTGCGCAGCCCCTTCAGGCAGGCCCGCTCCACCGCGCTCCAGGTCGTGCTGGTCACCAGGTACAGCCCGGCCGCGAGCGGGACGACGGCGACCGTGACCAGCGTGCCGAAGGACAGCAGGGGCGCCACCTTGGCCACCTTCGCCATCGCCGCCGTGGCCGGGTCGTCCGCTCCCGCCGTGCCGTCCGTGCCGGGCAGCGCGGCCGCCGCCGCGCGGGCGGTGCGGTACGTCCACGTGGCGACCGCCGCGACGAGCGCGAACAGGCCCAGATAGACCAGGCCCCGGGCGCCGAACACCCCGCCGTCGCCGAGCGCGTCCGCCCAGCGGCCGCCGAGCGGCGCCCCCAGCAGCGCGTGGTCGAGCAGTCCGGAACCGCCGGAGCCGGTGGAGAACAGGTGGTACATCACGTAGAACACCGGCAGCTGGGGCAGCATCGGCAGGAAGCCGCCCAGCGGGGACACTCCTTCCTTCTTGTGCAGCTCACCCATCGCGCGGACCAGCCGCTCCGGGTCGTTCTTGTGGCGGCGCCGGAGCTTCGCCACCTGCGGGGCCAACTCGGCGCGCCTGCGCTCGCCGCGCGCCGCCGACCGGGCCAGCGGGTGCAGGGCGAGCCGTACGCCCAGCGTCACCAGGATGATCGCAGCGGCCGTCGCCGAGGCGCCGAACAGCGGGTCGAGCGCGTCGGCGAGGTGGGAGAGAAGTGAACCAAGGGTCGGGAAAAGAGACATGGGTGAGCCCTCCAGGGGTCCCGTCGTGCCGAAAGAAGCGGGAACTGCGCGTTCGGCGTGACGAGCCGCATGGGTTGGCGCGACGCTGCGGAGGTCCGCAGCCCGCCCGGTGCCGCCCGGCGCCCGGCCGGTGCCTGCCTGAAGCAGGGCCGGCCGGGCCCCCACCCGTCCATCGACCGGTGTGCGACCGGTGCGCGGAGGGGCACGGGGGTGTGGCGGGAACGCGGCGTGGCTGCGGTCGGTCCGCGGACGTCGGTGACATGCCGGGGTGACTTACCGGCATGTCCACGGGCCCTCGGGCCCGCGGGGCGCCTATGCGGCCGTCAGGAGGGGACGGCCGGGCGCTCGGGGCCGTCGACGGCCCTGGGCGTCGGGATCGCGCTGGGCGAGGAACGCCGTACGCAGCTCCCGGTCCCGTATCGCGGTGCGTATGCGCGTCGGCGTGAGCGGCCCGCTGCCCGTGCGGGCCGCGGCCACGGCGCTCAGCAGCAGCGCGGCGGCGGTCACGACGGAGGTGGCGGCGGCGAACGCGACGGCGCTCATCAGACCGCTCAAGGTGCTCTGCGCGAGGAACAGTTCGGCGAGGACATAGAGCAGCACGCTCATGTGCGTACGCAGCGTGGTCTTCACCACGGCACTCCCCCTCCGTCGAACCCCCGGGGCGAGCGCGACCGGATCGAACTCCCGGTCGCATCTCACCGACTGGTCCCGATCCTAGACCCCGCCACCGACAACGGCACCGGCGGACCCGTCCCGCCCCGGATCCCGGGCCAGCACCTCGTCGTCGGGACGCGCGTCCACGGGCTTCGGCCCCAGCCACGACACCACCAGCGCCACCGCCACGTTCAGCCCGAGCGCCACCGCCCCGGCGTTCGCGCCCCCCACGGGGTCGTGCTCGGTGAAGACGAGGGCGCACACCAGCGCACCGCCCGCCACCAGACCGCTCACCGCTCCCCACAGCGTCAACCGCCGCCACACCAGGCCCAGCAGGATCATCGGTACGAGCTGCGCCATGCCCTCGTACGAGATGAGCGAGAGCCGCACCAGCGTGTTGGGGGCGGTGTAGGTCATGACCAGGGCCAGCACCCCGGACGCCACCACGACGATCTGCGCCGCGGCCTTCTGCCGGTCCGGCCGCCGGGCCAGCGCGGGAACGGCGCCCAGCGCGCTGCGGCCCCACATCGTGCCGATGACCAGCATGAACACCGCCATGGGCACGATCGACGACAGCGCCGCCGCCACACCGATCAGGCCCACCGCCCAGGCCGGCAGCGAGTCGACCACCAGTTTGAAGAGCGCGAGGTTCGACCCCGCGCCGGTCAGCCCCGGCACCACGAAGACCGCCGCCATGCCCAGCAGCATCGGCACGAACAGCAGCACGTTGTAGAGCGGCAGCAGCATCGCGTTGCGCCGCAGGGCGTCGGCGTTGCGCGCCCCCAGATAGCCCGCCACGGTGGTCGGGAAGATGACGACCGTCAGGGAGTTCAGCAGGCTCGTGCTGACGAACCAGCTGCCGTCCAGGCCGCTGCCGCCGTGGCCGCTGAAGGTCAGCCAGTCCGGCTTCTCCGCCACGACGCGGTCCAGGAAGGGGCCGTAGCCGTCGAAGTAGTGCAGGGGCACGTAGACGGCGAGGAAGCCCAGCGTGCCGATGACCAGCACGTCCTTGAGCACCGACACCCAGGCGCTGCCGCGCAGCCCGCTCACCACCACGAAGCCGGTCGTCACGGCGAACGCGATGAAGTAGGCCCAGTTCAGGCTGATCGCGCCGTAGGAGATGGTCGAGACGACCACGCCCATGCCCGTGATCTGGAGCTGGATGTACGGCAGCAGGCAGACCGTCGCCAGGACGGCAACCGCCGTGCCGAGCCAGGGGCGGCCGTAGCGATGGGCCACCATGTCCGTGATGGTCACGAGGCCGTGCCGGCGGGCGTAGGCCCACAGGGTGGGGCCGACGACGTACCCGATGGCGTAGCCGCACGACATGTACGCGATGACGTAGAGGACCGGGGCGCCGTAGTTGTAGCCCCAGCCGGCGGCGCCGAGGTAGCTGAAGCTCGTGTAGCCCTCACCGGCCATCAGCACCCAGATGAAGACCGTCCCCAGGCTGCGGCCGCCCACCGACCACTCGGTGATGCCGCCGCCGCTGCCCCGGCCGCGGACGGCGAGGAGCCCCAGGGCGACGGTGAGGACCATGAAGACGCCGAAGACGGCTGTGGCGATCGTCGCGTCGGCGCTCATGCGCGGCCTCGCCTGCGGTCGCCCCGCCAGGCGAGGAAGACGGCCAGCGGGGTCAGCAGGGTCGCCAGCAGCAGCCAGAAGAAGAGGAAGGGCAGGCCGAGGACGGTGGGGCGGACGCGGTCCACCAAGGGCAGGACGCCCAGGTAGAGCACGTACGGGGCCAGCAGCCACAGCAAAGTGGGACGTTTCTTCAACACGACGTCGACCCTAGGTCGTGGCGGGGTGGATTCCTTCCCCTTAACCGCCCCTTCCCGCCGGCCCCGAGCCGGTCCCCGAACCGGTCCCCGACCCGGGACTACGCCCCCAGCAGCCTCGACACCGTGTAGATCGCGAGGCCCGCCAGCGCGCCCACCACCGTGCCGTTGATCCTGATGAACTGCAGGTCGCGGCCGATGTGGGCCTCGATCTTGCGGGAGGTGTGCTCCGCGTCCCAGCCGGCGACGGTGTCCGTGATCAGGGAGGTGACCTCGTCCCGGTAGGTCGTCACCACGTACACGGCCGCGTCCTCCAGCCAGCCGTCGACCTTGCCCCGCAGCCGGTCGTCGGCCGTCATCCGGGCGCCCAGGGAGAGGATCGAGGCGCGGGTCCGCTGCCGGAGCTCGCTGCGCTCGTCCTCGGCCGCCGCCACGACCATCGCCCGCACCGAGGACCAGGCCGAGGCGATCACGTCCTGCACCTCGCCCCTGCCCAGCACGTCCGACTTCAGGCGCTCGACGCGGGTCCGGGTGTCGTCGTCCGTCTGGAGGTCGTGCGCGAAGTCGGCGAGGAAGCGGTCGACCGCGCCGCGCGCCGGATGGTCCGGCATGTCGCGCATCTCCGTCACGAAGCGCAGCAGTTCCTTGTAGACGCGCTCGCCGACCTTGCGGTCCACGAACCGCGGGGTCCAGCCCGGGGCGCCTCCCGTGACGGCCTGCATCACCGAGTCGCTGTGCTCGACGAGCCAGTCGTGGGCCCGTACGCACACCAGGTCGACGACCCTGCGGTGGCCGCCGTCCGCGACGACCTTCTCCAGCAGGGCGCCGGCGCCCGGCGCGATCTCCACCGCCTCCGCCCGGCGGGTGATGGCCTCGTCGACCACGGCCTGCACGTCGGCGTCGCGCAGGACGGTCAGGGCGCCGCGCAGCGCCGTGGCCAGTTCGGCGGTCACCCGGTCGGCGTGGGCGGGCTCGGCGAGCCAGGCGCCCAGGCGGGAGCCGATGCCGACGGCGCGCAGCCGGAGGCGGATCACCTCGCCGGAGAGGAAGTTCTCCCCGACGAACTCACCGAGGTTCTGCCCGAGCTGGTCCTTCTTGGTCGGGATGATCGCCGTGTGCGGGATCGGCAGGCCGAGGGGTCGCCGGAAGAGGGCGGTGACGGCGAACCAGTCGGCCAGCGCACCGACCATGCCGGCCTCCGCCGCGGCCGCCACGTAACCGGCCCAGGCGCCGGCACCCGCGGCTGTCGAGGTCTGCGCCCACGTCGCGAGCGCGTACACCAGGGCGACGGCCAGCAGCAGGCCCGTCGCCAGCGCCTTCATGCGGCGCACGCCGCGCCGCTTCTCCTCGTCGGCCGCGCTGTAGGTGAATCCGCCCGGCGCAGTGGGCATCACTCCAGCAGCGGACGCCGCGCCCGCCTCCCGGCCGCCAGCCGGCCGCCCGCCCGGGCCGCTCCCCCCACTCCGGCGGCCCCGAAGATCCTGCGCACCCTGCCGCGAGCCCTGCGACCTTTTCATCCGCACCACCCGTTCCGACCGGTCCGGCCGTCCTCACGTGCATTGTCCCTACCCGACCGACTCGGGGAACGGTCCATGAGTTCCCCGCGTCTGACAAGTCGCACCGGTCACGTCGCTCGCGACCCGGCGCACGCGCCCCCGCCTCCCCCCTGCCGCCGCGACCGCCCCCACCCCACGTGGGATCATGAGGCGGCGGCCGGACCGCGCGGGTGCCGCCGCCGGCCGGCTGTCCGACCCCGGTTCCCCCCACCGGAGCCGTACGCTCCGCCGTCCCCAGGAGACATCCGCACATGAACAGGCCACCCCTGCCCCGCGGCGCGGCCTACGCCGTGCTCGCCGCGCTGGCGGCCGTGGTGATCGTGGTCTCGACCGCGATATTCCTCGGGGTCGGCGGCCCCGGGGACGACTCGGACCGGGGCCCGCGCGCGCCCCGCCGCTCCGCCGCGCCCGCCGTGACGGGCGGCTGGACCGGCTCCTGGTCCACCTCCCCCGCGGCCGCGGAACCGAACACCGCGCACGGATTCGCGGACCAGACCATCCGGAACGTGGTACACACCACGCTCGCCGGCAGCAGCGCCCGCATCCAGCTCTCCAACCTCTACGGCACCCAGCCCCTGGCCATCAGCCACGCCACCCTGGCGCTGGCCGCGGCCCCCCACAGCCCGGCCGCCGAGCCCGGCAGCATGCGGCCGATCACCTTCGGCGGGCAGCCCACGGCGATCATCCCGGCGGGTCAGGCGCTGGTCAGCGACCCGGTCCGGTTCACCGTCCCCTACGCGGCCGACCTGCTGGTGACCACGTACTCGCCCACGCCCTCGGGCCCGGCGACCTTCCACCCGCACGCCCGCCAGACGTCCTACCTCGCGGACGGCGACCAGGCCGACGCCACCGACGGCGCGCCCTTCGTCACCCGGACCACCTACTGGCGCTACCTCACCGGTGTGGACGTCTGGAACTCCGAGGCCCACGGCTCGGTCGCGGTGCTGGGCGACTCGATCACGGACGGCGTGTCCGCCACGGTGGACGCCGACCACCGCTGGACGGACTACCTCGCCGCCCGCCTGAACAGCGAGCCCGGCGCCCCGCGCTACGGCGTCCTCAACGAGGGCATCAGCGGCAACCGCGTCCTGCTCAGCGGCCAGGGGGCGTCGCCCACCGCCAATCCCAGCGCCCTGGAGCGCTTCGACCGCGACGTCCTCTCCCGCGCGGGCGTCCGCGTCGTGGTGGTGGAACTGGGCATCAACGACATCCTGCGCCAGCCCCAGCAGGCCGACCCCGGCCGGATCACGGCGGGGCTGCGGCAGCTGGTCGACCGGGCGCACCTGCGGGGCCTGCGGGTGATCGGCTCCACTCTGACGCCGTTCGGCGGGCGCACGGGCGCCGGTCCCCAGCACGAGGCCGTGCGCCAGGGGGTCAACGAGGAGATCCGCGCCGGGCGCGTCTTCGACGACGTCGTGGACTTCGACCAGGCACTGCGCGACCCGGAGCAGCCGCAGCGGCTGCTGCCGGCGTACGACTGCGGCGACCACCTGCACCCGAGCGACGCGGGCTACCGGGCCATGGCCGACACCTTGGACGTGGAGAAGCTCAAGGCGCAGCCGGCCGCGGCGCTCTGAGCGGGCGGGGGCGGCGGGAGCCGGTCGGGGAGCGGCTGCGGAAACGATCACTCCAGCGTCTTGCGCCCGTCCCCCCACCCGTCGCCGCGCTCCAGCCGCCGCTGCTCGCGGCGCTCCTCGCGCAGCCGCTTGCGCTCGGCCTTGGTGACCTTGCGGTCGACGCCGACGCCGCCCCAGAAGGCGAAGCCGGTGACGCGCACCGTGGGCGAGCCCGGAGTGCCCGTGCCGGAGGCCTTGTCGTCGAAGCCGCCCATGACGCCGATGCCGCTGACGTGCACGTCGAGGTCCGGCGGCACGGTGACCTGCATGCCGCCCATGACGGCGATGCAGCGGATGACCACCTCGCGGTCCTCGAAACGCGCCTCGCGCAGGTCGATCTCACCGCCGCCCCAGAAGCAGAAGGCCGTGAACACACGGGGCACGGTCCAGCCGCCCTTGCGCTGGAAGCCGCCGACGATGCCGACGGCGCCCCGGGAGGTCGCCGTACCGCCGATCCGGGCGGCCCAGTCGCCCGCCTCCGCCCGCTCCGGGGCGGCCGACGCGGCCGACGGCACCGGCAGGTCCCGTACGAGCGGCTCCAGGTCGGCGTGCGTACGGGCCTTGTAGGCGGCCTCCAGGCGCTCGTCGAACTCCTCCATGTCCAGCCGCCCTTCGGCGACGGCCTCGCGCAACGCCTCGGCAACACGCTCACGCTCCGCGTCGGAGGCTCGCATCTCAGGAAGTTCGCTGCTCATGGCAACCCACACTAAGGCCTGCACCGGACGGAACCCTTGGCTCCGCAGGCTACGGGTCGGCCCGGTCCGCGTACATCCTCGCGATGACCTCCTCGATGTCCGGCTCGCGCACCGAAAGGTCCACCAGCGGGTACCGCTCGGCGACGGCCGCGACGATCGGCGCGGCGCTCAGGCTCGCGGCGAAGGCCAGCCACTGGCGCGGGCCTTCGACGCGCACCGGACGCGCCCCCGGCACGTCGTCGATCGGCGGGAACTCCCGCTCCAGGTCGACGACGAGCGTCCGCTCGCTCTCCCCCACCGCGTGCAGGC is a window encoding:
- a CDS encoding SGNH/GDSL hydrolase family protein — protein: MNRPPLPRGAAYAVLAALAAVVIVVSTAIFLGVGGPGDDSDRGPRAPRRSAAPAVTGGWTGSWSTSPAAAEPNTAHGFADQTIRNVVHTTLAGSSARIQLSNLYGTQPLAISHATLALAAAPHSPAAEPGSMRPITFGGQPTAIIPAGQALVSDPVRFTVPYAADLLVTTYSPTPSGPATFHPHARQTSYLADGDQADATDGAPFVTRTTYWRYLTGVDVWNSEAHGSVAVLGDSITDGVSATVDADHRWTDYLAARLNSEPGAPRYGVLNEGISGNRVLLSGQGASPTANPSALERFDRDVLSRAGVRVVVVELGINDILRQPQQADPGRITAGLRQLVDRAHLRGLRVIGSTLTPFGGRTGAGPQHEAVRQGVNEEIRAGRVFDDVVDFDQALRDPEQPQRLLPAYDCGDHLHPSDAGYRAMADTLDVEKLKAQPAAAL
- a CDS encoding sodium:solute symporter family protein; its protein translation is MSADATIATAVFGVFMVLTVALGLLAVRGRGSGGGITEWSVGGRSLGTVFIWVLMAGEGYTSFSYLGAAGWGYNYGAPVLYVIAYMSCGYAIGYVVGPTLWAYARRHGLVTITDMVAHRYGRPWLGTAVAVLATVCLLPYIQLQITGMGVVVSTISYGAISLNWAYFIAFAVTTGFVVVSGLRGSAWVSVLKDVLVIGTLGFLAVYVPLHYFDGYGPFLDRVVAEKPDWLTFSGHGGSGLDGSWFVSTSLLNSLTVVIFPTTVAGYLGARNADALRRNAMLLPLYNVLLFVPMLLGMAAVFVVPGLTGAGSNLALFKLVVDSLPAWAVGLIGVAAALSSIVPMAVFMLVIGTMWGRSALGAVPALARRPDRQKAAAQIVVVASGVLALVMTYTAPNTLVRLSLISYEGMAQLVPMILLGLVWRRLTLWGAVSGLVAGGALVCALVFTEHDPVGGANAGAVALGLNVAVALVVSWLGPKPVDARPDDEVLARDPGRDGSAGAVVGGGV
- a CDS encoding YidC/Oxa1 family membrane protein insertase → MSLFPTLGSLLSHLADALDPLFGASATAAAIILVTLGVRLALHPLARSAARGERRRAELAPQVAKLRRRHKNDPERLVRAMGELHKKEGVSPLGGFLPMLPQLPVFYVMYHLFSTGSGGSGLLDHALLGAPLGGRWADALGDGGVFGARGLVYLGLFALVAAVATWTYRTARAAAAALPGTDGTAGADDPATAAMAKVAKVAPLLSFGTLVTVAVVPLAAGLYLVTSTTWSAVERACLKGLRTPRTGGGKSGSKGKSAVA
- a CDS encoding DUF445 domain-containing protein gives rise to the protein MPTAPGGFTYSAADEEKRRGVRRMKALATGLLLAVALVYALATWAQTSTAAGAGAWAGYVAAAAEAGMVGALADWFAVTALFRRPLGLPIPHTAIIPTKKDQLGQNLGEFVGENFLSGEVIRLRLRAVGIGSRLGAWLAEPAHADRVTAELATALRGALTVLRDADVQAVVDEAITRRAEAVEIAPGAGALLEKVVADGGHRRVVDLVCVRAHDWLVEHSDSVMQAVTGGAPGWTPRFVDRKVGERVYKELLRFVTEMRDMPDHPARGAVDRFLADFAHDLQTDDDTRTRVERLKSDVLGRGEVQDVIASAWSSVRAMVVAAAEDERSELRQRTRASILSLGARMTADDRLRGKVDGWLEDAAVYVVTTYRDEVTSLITDTVAGWDAEHTSRKIEAHIGRDLQFIRINGTVVGALAGLAIYTVSRLLGA
- a CDS encoding fumarylacetoacetate hydrolase family protein, whose protein sequence is MRLLRVGPAGAERPALLEEDGTLRDLSALVRDVDGALIGDEAALSRIRAAAGARILPALDPHGLRIGPPLGRIGKIVGIGVNYRDFVATARMATPAEPVLFLKAPDTVVGPDDTVLVPRGSEKTDWEIELAVVIGRTARSLRTDDEAMAAVAGYALVNDVSEREFQNERGGQWDKGKNCETFNPLGPWLVTADEIRDPQDLRMRLWVNGALMQDSSTAEQIFPVAFLVRYVSRFMTLYPGDVINTGTPAGVAVSRPAPKPYLRAGDVMELEIEGLGRQRQQVKDA
- a CDS encoding DUF1707 SHOCT-like domain-containing protein yields the protein MRASDAERERVAEALREAVAEGRLDMEEFDERLEAAYKARTHADLEPLVRDLPVPSAASAAPERAEAGDWAARIGGTATSRGAVGIVGGFQRKGGWTVPRVFTAFCFWGGGEIDLREARFEDREVVIRCIAVMGGMQVTVPPDLDVHVSGIGVMGGFDDKASGTGTPGSPTVRVTGFAFWGGVGVDRKVTKAERKRLREERREQRRLERGDGWGDGRKTLE
- a CDS encoding DUF6412 domain-containing protein; the encoded protein is MSVLLYVLAELFLAQSTLSGLMSAVAFAAATSVVTAAALLLSAVAAARTGSGPLTPTRIRTAIRDRELRTAFLAQRDPDAQGRRRPRAPGRPLLTAA
- a CDS encoding choice-of-anchor A family protein is translated as MSEEERARWRPTRPAATVTAALISVGGVLLACAFTAADRTEPVPAGPGPCVPGTCPETYPEPHSGPFAGRDNGVNVFVGGDFTVRQAAGEAEGRVVTLGAFQMAKGGGVPEYYRVGAAGTGSRVPPDNGLPYLRVGGDLRIAPHQRLLAEEGTASGTVAYAGALTGTVAPKAAHDEAAVAEYRQLREELTSASTCYAYDKGVPRKATGTAVNQGNRTLFTGDGKSALQVFNVPFDLTGRSDAPQDLVFEAVPRDATVLVNLTNARGSAKKVVNSSATALVGVRRERLLWNIPDAKEIRLTGSGQLDGAVLAGRRAGLTHLTVPVVNGRFFTAGSLTHESGAGAAGQAIHAYPFEGTLPECGTGPTADPDTAEPAPSPVPSAPATLPADAAAGPPDVAGAAAVAGDARGLSHGGPPMETSMAVGATLIALGAGLALTVLYRTRPED
- a CDS encoding DUF3311 domain-containing protein, producing the protein MLKKRPTLLWLLAPYVLYLGVLPLVDRVRPTVLGLPFLFFWLLLATLLTPLAVFLAWRGDRRRGRA